The Meriones unguiculatus strain TT.TT164.6M chromosome 16, Bangor_MerUng_6.1, whole genome shotgun sequence genomic sequence TAGTCAAAGCAAGTCACAAAGTTCAGCTTAAATTCAAAGGACTCACCTCCTGCTGAGAAACAGCCAGCAGCGGGCATGGGTCATCTGAGAcggagggcagggcaggggctgTCCTTACAAGCCATCTGCCATCCATGGTGGGGGAATCCTCTCTGGTGCACTGAGTCATTGAGATCCCAGAACAATTCCCAGCCCCCCCAGAAGAGTTACAAAGAAGTGGGAAGTGGAGTGAAGAGAACGACAATAAGCCAGGTGCTAAAATCTTCAGAGAGTGAGGGGGAGGCCAGGGATGCCAGCGGCTGCGAAAGCTTCCACGATCTTTATAGTTTTATCAGCGGATTTTAATAGATTCCATCAATGAAGAGGGGTTGTTCCTTCTCCACGCCGCCTCTAGCTCAGTCACTCATCAGTGAAGATGACGTCGCTTGCTCTACGTCGCTTGCTCTACGTCGCCTGCCATATATGAGGATCTGGGATCAGTCTCCAGCActgggctggggaggggaggggaggcccTGTTTCTCAGCGGGAAATGATACCTGCCATCGTCAGTAGGGAGCCACCTGTCGCCCGGCATTAACACATAGGTGCTCAATAGCTATTTGTTGAATGCATTTATAATGACACAAAAAAGGAATATATATTGAACATACACATAGAATCTTTGCTTGCCTTCTGagtccttctttccctttcaaaaaatacaaaatataattataaattataagtattggctgtgtgtgtgtgtgtgtgtattggccATGTACATATGTCTAGGTTAAGTTATAGTGGGTTATTATACAACCACTAAAAATTATGCTTCTGAGGACTATTAACACATGATATGAGTTTTTTCTTTCTAGGACAAAGCACTGTAGGTCCATTACAATTATACCTATGCACAAATACCTGGGTACCAAAGGTACTAACACTGATAACAGCTTTATCAAGATCAAGGACCGTAGATTGCTTTCATtttacttcatcttttttttttttaagtcatacaTGTTCATTGTGATGAAATAGAAACCATAAAGAGTATTAGTGAGGAAAAATAATCTGAGCCAGGCGTGGTACATGCATGACTATAACTCTAACACTGAAGAGAATCAGTAATTTAAGGTTATCCTTAGCTTcacagtaaattccaggccagcctgagcgaCTTGAGACTTCgttaaaagggaaggaaggaatcaaTCAAGAAGGAAATCAAAGATTCTACTTGTCACACAGAGAACTATTGCCAATACTGTTCTCTCTCTTACCTCCCCACTCTGTGTTTCTATCCacgagagaaagaaaggaagggagggaaaggaagaaaggagggagggagagagacacagagatagcCAGAACAattcttatgtagcccaggctacctccTCAGACTTCAGTGGACTTATATTTTCTACACTAATTGTTGATGCTATCTATGGGTCTACAATTTTTCGCTActgcaaaacaacaaacaaaacttagGACAAAATAACTGATAGAAGCCCACTCGTGACTCAAATCCAGAGAGCCCCCCGGGAAAGAGGGAATCACAATGAAGTCATCTAGAGAGCTGGGATTGGGCATGCGTGCTCTGTAGGGTGGAGAAGGTgggcattgccttgtccctgtctGTAGTCAGGTCAGCAGGAAGCCACTCTGTGCAGCTAGTGAAGTCACCTTCCGACGTTTTCAACTTAAAGATGGGGACGTTCCACAGGAAGACCTATAGACCATGGGCAGCCTTCCccttctctgcccctttccccaaccaaacaacaaaaatacgtTTTAGGGTCTTTGTCTGGCTTGGGTTTTTGGGTCACTGACTCTGGGTAAAGAGGCCTACAAGGGCGGTTATCCCCACGGTCCTACAAAACTCCCTCAGCCCGAGACGTGGGACAGTGAACGGATGTGGGGATGTTCAGAGGCAGGGTCTTGGGGGGAAGGCCAACAGGCAGGGGCGGTCTGGTCCAGGCAGGCTTCCCAGCAGTGGGCTGGCAAAGGAATGGGAAGGAAAGACTGAGTGTAGACCGGAGCCAAAAAAATGAGGGTAGCCTGAACGGATATCTCCGTAGGGATGGTCCATCTTGGAAGAGGGAACGAAGAAAGAAGCCAACAGAGAGCAGGCGCTGACCTACGAAGTCAGTGACGAAGGCTCCGCAAGCCGGGGAGGCGTGGGCTGGTGACAGCAGGAACCTGGCTTCAGTGCGCTCGGGCTTAGAACCACGAGAGCCGTGAAGGGCTGATGAGAACCATGATGCGCAGCAGACGGGGGAGCGCGGAGGCGGCGGGGCGTGGGTGACGGGCAGAGTGGGGAGGGGCGGGGTGGGCTAAGATGGGAAAACGGCGGGGAGCACTTTACAGTGCGTGCCCATGTCAGTCCCTTTGATTATCTAGTTTTGGGGGTGggcgggggcggggtgggggagggaagaaagagaggctggagggggagggggctggggacTTTGGGGGGGCCGCGAGGGGAGGGGCGAGGAGGGCCGAGCGGCGGCGCGAGGTGTGGCCGTGAGCGGCGGGGGGGGTTGGGTGGGGGGGGTGGGCGCGGGGCGCAGCCGGTGCGGGGCGGGCCGCGGCGGCGGGAGGGGAGAGGCAGGCTCCGCCGGCACACGCCGCTGCTGGCAGGGGGCCGAGCGCGCGCgaggagccgccgccgccgccgctcggGGTCGCCTGCAGCCCCAGATTCCCGAGCGCTCGGCTGGCATGGCAGCCGCCTCCGCGCCGAGCCCCGCGGCCAGCTAGGGGggcccccctccccgcccccgcccccgcccccgcccccggcccAGACCGTCGGATCCCGTTGGACTCTGCGCCCTGGGGACGCGTCGCCTCCCGGCTGGAGGTGAGAAGCCAGGAGGACGCGGGAGCGCGGTGGGGACCTCAGGCCGAGCGTGGCGGAGCGAGGGCgtggggggagggagagccaGGCCCGGGTGGGCGGGTGGGTGGTAGAGGACCCAAGCGGAGACTGCTTGCAGCCGAGAACTGGGAGCCGTCCCTCCTTGTCCCGGCCCTCGGGTCCCGCCGCGTTCGCCTCTCAGCGCTGTCCCCATCTCTGCAGACCCCTCCACCTGGACCGCGATCCCAGCCCTGGCCATTTCCCCCGCGCGCCGTGGCCACGCTCGCCGCTGCCCATCCTTTGGCCTCTTTCCCACCAGTGGGCTCCTGTCTCCAGTcccttctcttcctgccttcctcgCCCCCGCCCTTCGGCTCCCTAGCCGGGGTTTTAGTCGCTCTCCCTCTCCGGCTCCTGTCACTTGGAACCAGTGTCAGCGCCGCTATCTCCGGGTCCAGCCGCTTCACAGCCAGTGCCATCCCACAGGTGTCTCTACGTCTGGCCTTCATCCGTCGGTCCCTCCTGGGGCCGGAACTGACCATGCCCAGCGGCTGCCGCTGTCTACATCTCATGTGCCTGCTGTGCATCCTGGGGGCAACCAGCCAGCCTGCCAAAGGTGAGCGTGCCCCGGGGATCGGGTCGCGGCCCTGCTCGGCGGTCCTCGCTGGCACGCTGACCTCTGCCGGCTAAAGACGGCATTGCAGCCGCCCCATCCCGATCGGGCAGGCGATGGAATGGTGCTCCCTCTGGAATGGGGCTCCCTCTGGAATGGGGCGCTCGCCACGTCCAGAGCCGAGTCGGGTCGAACTACTGAAATCTCTGCAAGTCCCGGGAAGCCAGACCCCTGACCCAGGCTCACTCCTGCTGCACCGTTCTCTTTCAGCGGATGACTGCAGCTCTCACTGTGACCTGGCCCACGGCTGCTGTGCTCCCGACGGCTCCTGCAGGTACTTCTGCTGCATGCGTGCCTCAAATCCTTTGCTCCCTGCTTTTCGGCCCTCCACACCCCCAAAACAGTATCTAGGAGCTTAAGATCCTACTGTTTGTTTTTGTACGAGATGACCAGTCCCCCAATTTTCTctccacccctctctctctctctctctctctttctctgtctctctcgccTCTTATATGAGAGCTTGCGAAtccaacttttttattttctcatgggCTCTGTCCCTAAAGATGCCAGTAAAGACACCTGAAGCTTGAGAGTTTGGGAACTGCGAGccacaagaaaaaggaaaacagaagcgTTGCTTGGGAGGAAAGGCTGTAGGGAGAGTGGTTGTTTTCTTGGCAAATTCTGCCATTGACTCACCAGGGCAGATTGGGCAAAATATGTGGCAGAAGGGTTTGGACATGAGCAGTGAGCCGACAGGGGCAGGCACTTGGCATGGGGCTTAGAAAAAATAAGCTGATGGCCAGTGGCGGCACACACTTtcaatcccggcactcagggggcagaggcaggcggatccctgagtttaaggccagcctggtctacagagccagttctaggacagccaggggtacatagAGGAACCCTGTTCCAAACAACAACATAAAGTTGTAGAGCCTGTGTGGtgacacatatctgtaatccttGTGATTGTGAAGTGAGGCCAGGAAGATCAggattccaggctagccttgtctacttGAGACTCagataaaaacagaacaacaaccctcctattcccccacccccaaacaaacaaacaaaacaaataacccagccACTTTTTCTGGAATCTGAAGGGAAGACGGTCCCAGTGACCTCAGAAGGCTACTCACTCTTTCAAATGGTCATAACCAGACACTCGAGGGATGGCACAAGAGGCTGCGTTTACAGTTTTAATTAACAATAGCCTTCAAGGGAAGCATTTTCTCGGGTGAGGTAACGGATGGTGAAAGGCTGGACAAGACACAGATGCTGAACTTGAAAGCTGCTGTCCGATGGCTGGTGTGTCTGCACAGCCCTGCACCTACCCAGGACCCGTCTGCCTTCTCTCTGGGGCCCTGATCCCGTGTTCTTTCCCACCAGGTGTGACCCAGGCTGGGAGGGGCTGCACTGCGAGCGCTGTGTGAGGATGCCTGGCTGCCAGCACGGTACCTGCCACCAGCCCTGGCAGTGCATCTGCCACAGTGGCTGGGCAGGAAAGTTCTGTGACAAAGGTAAGGATGGAGGGGCTACTGGCTGCAGGGCCCATGTGTTCTAGAGCGTCCACTAATACTTACTGTTCGCTGAGCGCCTACTGTGCCATGTTCAAGTCCTCCCAAATTTATTCTTTCTGATCTCATCCCTCCTTGGTGTCTGAACAGATCCTTAATATCGCCGCATGATGTCGGAAAGGCACCTGCTAAAAATCGTGGGCATTTTTGCTTTGCTGTGTTTACAGGagctttgtctacatgtatgcctgcagaccagaagagggtctcTATCAtactgtgagctgccacgtgggtgctgggaattgaactcaggacttctgaagAGTAGCTAGTGCTCAGCTGTAGCCATTTTGAACCTGATGAAACTACGGTCCACAGAGAACTTGTTTAAAGTTCTTGTTTAAAGTCAGTTTGACCCAGACTGCTGGAGCGGAGGCCAGGAGCTCCTGAAACCTCATTTCACCCCATACTGGCGGGGGGTGGGTCGGAGGCATAAGCCACTTTGACAGAGCTTTGGATCTGgaccacgtgggtcctggggaccaaGTAGGAGGTTACCCCACGCTCTTCTTACCTCCTCTCCAGACGAGCACATCTGTACTTCACAGTCACCCTGTCAGAACGGAGGCCAGTGTGTGTACGACGGCGGTGGCGAGTACCACTGTGTGTGCCTGCCAGGCTTCCATGGGCGCGGCTGTGAGCGCAAGGCTGGGCCTTGTGAGCAGGCAGGGTGAGTGCTGGGCCCTGGGGAAGCTGGACCAGAATCTGGTAGTGAGGAGAGGGGCAGGATGGGCAGTAGAGGGGGACACCAAGAGTCAGACCCACACAAGGGCACCTCAGGGTAAACACTCCACTGTGACAGCGCACCTGGGTCagatcaatttattttatttttttttactcctgAGATGTTTGTTTCTTCACCACAGATGATGTTTTGGTTGGGGAGGGGAGGCGCCTAGGACTCCCTTTACTTTCTCACAAAAGCAGACACGCAGCCTTGAGAGCGAGCTGGCTCTTCCTGTGCGGATTATGAAACGACCGCAGGGCTGGACTTGCCCCATTTCCGCTACAGGCCTAAGAGCCTGCGGAGATAATAGACACACTTTTCTGAGCCCTGAGTTTGGGCCTGACCTTATGTTTACTGCCCGACATTGGGTTCTCTCATTTAACCCACTCGGTTTGgctatttttattctcatttttaaattacGGTTATTTGAAACTCAGAGAGAGCAGCCCAAGGTGACACAGCAAGAAAGGGGAAGCCAGTGGTCAGGACGCTGATTGGCAAGTCGATACCAAtgttctctcccaatcccaccttagCTCCCCATGCCGGAATGGCGGCCAGtgccaggacaaccaaggttttGCCCTGAACTTCACGTGCCGCTGCTTGGCAGGATTCATGGGTGCCCACTGTGAGGTCAATGTGGATGACTGCCTGATGCGACCCTGTGCTAATGGTGCCACGTGTATTGACGGCATAAACcgcttttcctgcctctgccctgaggGCTTTGCTGGACGCTTCTGCACCATCAACCTGGATGACTGTGCCAGCCGCCCGTGCCAGAGAGGGGCCCGCTGTAGGGACCGCATCCATGACTTTCACTGCCTGTGCCCCAGTGGCTACGGAGGCAAGACTTGTGAGCTTGTCTTACCTGCTCCAGACCCAGCCACGACGGGAACCCCACAGACACCCACCGCAGCTGCGGTTGCACCTGCTACGGGGCCAGCCCCTCACAGTGCAGGGGCAGGCCTGCTGAGGATCTCAGTGAAGGAGGTGGTGCGGAGGCAGGAGACTGGGCTAGGTGAGTCTAGCCTGGTGGCCCTGGTGGTGTTCGGGTCCCTTACTGCTGCTCTGGTCCTGGCCACTGTGTTGCTGACCCTGAGGGCGTGGCGCCGGGGCATATGGCCCACTGGACCCTGTTGTTACCCAGCCCCACACTATGCCCCAGCTCGGCAGGACCAGGAGTGTCAGGTTAGCATGCTGCCAGCAGGGTTCCCTCTGCCACCAGACCTGCCCCCAGAGCCTGGTAAGACCACAGCGCTGTGATGGAAGCGGCGGGGGGGCTTTCGGGCCCCCTTGCTCATTTCCTTCACACCTCAGACTGTAGCGGTCCTTTCTCAGCGGCTCTCCACTTTGGTACAGCCATCCAGGGGATTTCAGCCTCACACCagaaatactatttttttaaaaacacaggatGCCAGATAGGAATTTTatcaaataaaattattaaaatgcaaGTGGGCTTTTATGGAAGAAAAACTGGCCCAGAATTCTGGGTGAAGAGGCCCATGGTGGGCGGGGTCTGGGGAAGCCTCAGCCTCCGGCCCACCTATGAGTGGCTTTCCTAGAGGAAGCCAGGGTGCCCGCTCCCCTCTGGGGAGGCGGAGGAGAGGTAGACGCACAGAGGAGAGTGCAAACGGGCAGCCCTGGTGGGAAGGGGCTCAGCACCCTGCAGGGAGGGGGTGGGCTCCCTGCTGGCTGCTCTGCAGGAGCTGCTGGAACAGGGAGTGGGGCTGGTGGCGCAGGGCTGAGGGGGAGTCCAGTTCTACCACCCTCCCGGCTTGGAGCACCAGCACACGGTCGGAGCTGAGGATTGTGTCGAGCCTGTGTGGGAAAAGTCTGTCAGTGGTGGTCCAGTGGGCTCCAGGGCCCTGAAGAGAAAGCTGACCTGATgtccctccagatccttccagaCCACACAGGTTGGCCCCCACAGGTTTGAGTCCCTGGGTCTGTACAATGGCAGGAAACATGCTATCTCTCCAGATGTGCTGAGGACCTGGGGCTGCACCCGAAGGAATAGAAGCCGAGTTCCCCAGGCTTTGATTCTCCCGCCTAGCCAACGCTACCTCTGGGGTCTGATCTCTCTGGGGCAGGGGCGGGTGGTGTCCTTTCAAGGGTCAGAGATCTGTGCCTCTGCTGTTCCCGGGGGTGCTCACACCTGTGGGCAATGGTCAGCACTGTCTTGTTGGCAAAGCGTTGGCAGATGGTCTGCTGGAGCAGCTGCTCTGTCTTCTGGTCCACACTTGCGGTGGCCTCGTCAATGCACAAGATCTgggcagtggggggggggggggagggggagactgTAATCTCCCTACAGTTCCCCACCTTCAATTTTTCCCTGAAACCTCTCTCCAAACCACCTCCTCCCTCGACACATCCCTGCCTCTTGGATGCCTCCTCCTCGTGTCTTACCTTGGCATCTGTAAGAAGAGCCCTGGCCAGACACAGCAGCTGCCTCTGCCCCAGGGACAAGTTCCGGCCCCTTTCGCCCAGCTCTCCGTCTAGGCCACCTGCAAGCAGAACGCCTGCATTGCCAGCACCTACTCTGCTTCTTACCTGCCCTTCCAGGCTCATCCCGAGACTCACCCGCAGCGACGGTCACCTCACTCAGGTGGCACTGCTCTAGGGCTTGCCACAGGGCCCTGTCGTCATGTAGGCCCTGGGGATCCAGGTTCTCCCGAACAGTCCCACTGAACAGGAAAGGCTCCTGGGGGATgacagccatctgggatctgggGAACAAGGACACGGGGGCCAGGCTGGAGACACGCCCATCTTCTTGTGGCCCAAGCTTACCTATGGGGCCTggcacttctaaagaaatcacccccTCTGCTTCCCACCCTTTATTTACCAAATCATGTTAGTCAGACACATACCTAGGACAGCACCAGTACAGTGAGAGGCACCAAGGACATCAAGGGCCTAGACTCTGGCCTTAACTGATTATAGCTCATCAAGGTGTTCAAAGCCAGAGAAAAAAATGGCTGAACTGCAGAACTGACCCCACAGACAGCAGTGGAAAGGCAGGGGGAGAAGAGAGCAGGAATGGGAAGAGACACTTCCAAATGGAGGAGGCCAAGGAGCTAGATGGTCAAGCCATAAGgtcagagggcagaagaggcgGGGCAGGGAGCAACCACAAGTTCGGGGCTTTGGGTGAAGCTCCCTTATCCGTCCCATGTCATGGAATGGAGAGAAGGTGACTCTAAGGTACACTGGGAACAGGCTGGGGCACAGAGCTTCAGATGAGGGCACCTGTGTTCAAGTACAACTGCCCCAGGCCCCAAGCTGCCCCATGTACTGCCTGCCAAGCCTGAGGCCTGAGGGCTCATGGCATCTGGGAATATGGCTCCTGAGAGGCGCTGATTGCGAAGGCAATGGCTAGCGTctggagcgggggggggggggcactctGGGAGCCACAAGACCAAGAGGGAAATGTATTCAAAGTGGGGTAAGGAAGGTCCAGTCATCATCAGCTGTGACCACGGCCACAGCTTACCTGTCCTCACCTGTCCACCGCATCTTCCTTGTCTGCTGactggccctggctgtcctgagttTACTAATGCCTTCCTAGGGTAGTTCCTTCCCAgtgaccccctccctcctcacaaATCACCTGCCCCCAGACCTGAGCTCAGCCAGCTCCAGCTGGCTGGTGTCCACACCGTTCAGCAGCACCCGCCCTgcgctgggctccagcagccggAAGAGCACCAGAAACAGGGAAGACTTGCCAGAGCCAGTACGGCCCACGATGCCCAGCTTTTCTCCGGGCTCCACGCGGAATGTCAC encodes the following:
- the Dlk2 gene encoding protein delta homolog 2 translates to MPSGCRCLHLMCLLCILGATSQPAKADDCSSHCDLAHGCCAPDGSCRCDPGWEGLHCERCVRMPGCQHGTCHQPWQCICHSGWAGKFCDKDEHICTSQSPCQNGGQCVYDGGGEYHCVCLPGFHGRGCERKAGPCEQAGSPCRNGGQCQDNQGFALNFTCRCLAGFMGAHCEVNVDDCLMRPCANGATCIDGINRFSCLCPEGFAGRFCTINLDDCASRPCQRGARCRDRIHDFHCLCPSGYGGKTCELVLPAPDPATTGTPQTPTAAAVAPATGPAPHSAGAGLLRISVKEVVRRQETGLGESSLVALVVFGSLTAALVLATVLLTLRAWRRGIWPTGPCCYPAPHYAPARQDQECQVSMLPAGFPLPPDLPPEPGKTTAL